The following proteins come from a genomic window of Nostoc sp. ATCC 53789:
- a CDS encoding SDR family oxidoreductase yields MFLVTGATGGIGRRVVRLLRQREQSVRAFVRLTSRYSELEHRGAEIFIGDLLREKDIQKATQGVKYIISAHGSDSDALSLDYRANIELIDQAKANGIEHFVFISVLGADRGYEDAPVFKAKRAVERYLSASGLNYTILRPSGLASNLLPLVERFRETGLYLLIGDRKNRSSIVSTDDLARIVVDSVTVEGARNQILPVGGPEILLREDIPRIFGRIFAKEPVIINSPLFFIDGLQGALGLFNPQVQKALGTYRTLLANEFFCTKDEIANLEAIFNFKLETLENFLRRYLAV; encoded by the coding sequence ATGTTTCTAGTAACTGGAGCAACTGGAGGAATTGGTCGCAGAGTTGTGCGACTGCTACGGCAACGAGAACAGTCTGTGCGGGCATTTGTTCGCCTTACCTCGCGCTACAGCGAGTTAGAACACCGGGGTGCAGAAATCTTTATCGGTGATTTGCTGCGAGAAAAAGATATTCAAAAAGCTACTCAAGGTGTGAAGTATATTATCAGCGCTCACGGTTCTGATAGCGATGCTTTATCCTTAGATTACCGCGCCAATATTGAATTGATTGACCAAGCAAAAGCCAATGGCATAGAGCATTTTGTCTTCATTTCGGTATTGGGAGCCGATCGCGGATATGAAGACGCGCCTGTGTTCAAAGCCAAACGAGCCGTAGAGCGATATTTGTCAGCTAGTGGCTTGAATTACACAATTTTACGCCCATCTGGATTAGCATCTAACTTGCTGCCACTGGTAGAACGATTTCGGGAAACGGGATTGTATCTGCTGATTGGCGATCGCAAAAACCGTAGCTCAATTGTCAGTACCGATGATTTGGCAAGGATAGTAGTGGATTCTGTGACAGTTGAAGGCGCTCGTAACCAGATTTTACCAGTGGGAGGCCCAGAGATTTTATTACGAGAAGATATTCCCCGGATTTTTGGTCGGATTTTCGCCAAAGAGCCAGTAATAATTAATTCACCACTATTTTTTATTGATGGATTACAAGGTGCATTGGGTTTATTTAATCCCCAAGTCCAAAAAGCTTTGGGAACTTATCGCACATTGCTAGCAAATGAATTTTTCTGTACAAAAGATGAAATTGCCAATTTAGAAGCGATTTTTAACTTCAAATTGGAGACATTAGAAAACTTTTTGCGGCGTTATCTAGCAGTTTGA
- a CDS encoding GUN4 domain-containing protein yields MSDENQFDVFLCHNSKDKPEVIEIANELTRQGIKPWLDKWELRPGLGWQVLLEEQIENIKSAAVFVGSSGLGPWQSQEMRAFLNEFVERKCPVIPVLLGNTPHQPKLPIFLRGNTWVDFRTDTEAMEQLIWGITGRKPKLQQVIQVDNLSSEKGVNYTRLRDLLAAGKWKEADEETLAVMLKASSREKEGWFDIESIKNFPCTDLRTIDQLWVQHSDGRFGFSVQKNIYLSVGGKADGEYYKEVWEKFGDHVGWKVKGSWIDYSSVDFNISAPEGHLPRMSGEGYLLFGIGGVGRISFLASRLVKCNI; encoded by the coding sequence ATGAGTGACGAAAATCAGTTTGATGTCTTCCTTTGCCACAATAGCAAAGACAAACCTGAAGTTATAGAAATTGCTAATGAATTAACAAGACAAGGAATTAAACCTTGGCTAGATAAATGGGAACTTCGTCCTGGTTTAGGATGGCAGGTTTTACTAGAAGAACAAATAGAAAATATTAAATCAGCAGCAGTTTTTGTAGGTAGCAGTGGACTTGGCCCCTGGCAAAGTCAAGAGATGAGAGCTTTTTTAAACGAATTTGTAGAAAGAAAATGTCCCGTAATTCCCGTTTTGCTTGGGAATACACCACATCAGCCTAAACTCCCAATTTTTCTTAGGGGTAATACCTGGGTTGACTTTCGGACAGATACTGAGGCTATGGAGCAGTTAATTTGGGGTATTACTGGACGAAAACCAAAGCTACAGCAAGTAATTCAAGTTGATAATCTCAGTTCTGAGAAGGGAGTAAACTACACGCGATTGCGAGATTTGCTAGCAGCAGGCAAATGGAAAGAAGCGGATGAGGAAACTTTAGCTGTCATGCTCAAGGCATCTAGCAGGGAAAAAGAAGGTTGGTTTGATATTGAATCCATCAAGAATTTTCCCTGTACTGACTTACGCACCATTGACCAACTTTGGGTACAACATAGCGATGGGCGCTTTGGCTTCAGCGTTCAGAAGAATATTTATCTAAGTGTTGGTGGGAAGGCTGACGGTGAATATTATAAAGAAGTCTGGGAAAAATTTGGCGATCACGTAGGATGGAAAGTGAAAGGAAGCTGGATTGATTACTCTAGTGTAGATTTTAATATTTCAGCACCAGAGGGACACCTCCCAAGGATGAGTGGGGAGGGATATTTATTATTTGGGATTGGTGGTGTTGGGAGGATATCTTTTCTCGCCTCAAGACTTGTGAAGTGTAACATTTAA
- a CDS encoding S1 RNA-binding domain-containing protein, protein MNSESKLSQTANSSFTMDDFAKALEKHDYQFQKGQVVHGKVFQLDHDGAYVDIGGKSSAFLPRDEASLRAVTDLSEVLPLQEEMQFLIIRDQDAEGQVTLSRKQLEIQHIWERLAEMQENAQTVQVKVMGVNKGGVTVDILSLRGFIPRSHLAERDNLDALKGQNLTVGFLEINKNTNKLILSQRLATRSSNFSLLELGQLVEGKVTGIKPFGVFVDLNGMGALLHIKQVSQKFIDSLEKVFKVGQPIKAVIIDLDEGKGRVALSTRVLENFPGEVLENMDEVMASAEARANRANNKAAE, encoded by the coding sequence ATGAATTCCGAATCGAAACTTTCTCAAACAGCCAATTCGTCATTTACGATGGACGATTTTGCCAAAGCGCTAGAAAAACACGACTACCAGTTTCAAAAAGGACAGGTTGTACATGGCAAAGTGTTCCAACTTGACCATGATGGAGCTTATGTCGATATTGGTGGCAAGTCGTCAGCTTTTCTACCGCGCGATGAGGCTTCTTTGAGAGCAGTTACCGATTTATCGGAAGTGCTGCCATTGCAAGAGGAAATGCAGTTTTTGATTATCCGAGATCAGGATGCAGAAGGTCAAGTCACCCTTTCTCGAAAGCAGTTGGAAATCCAGCACATCTGGGAACGATTGGCGGAAATGCAGGAAAATGCTCAGACTGTGCAAGTAAAGGTTATGGGTGTGAATAAAGGTGGTGTTACCGTCGATATTCTCTCTTTGCGGGGATTTATTCCGCGATCGCACCTGGCAGAGCGTGATAACTTAGACGCACTTAAAGGTCAAAATCTGACTGTGGGCTTTTTGGAAATTAATAAAAACACCAACAAACTCATCCTTTCTCAGCGATTAGCAACTCGTTCTAGCAACTTCAGCTTATTAGAACTAGGTCAACTGGTGGAAGGTAAAGTTACTGGCATCAAACCTTTTGGTGTGTTTGTCGATTTAAATGGTATGGGGGCTTTGCTTCATATCAAGCAGGTAAGCCAAAAATTCATTGATTCTCTAGAAAAGGTATTTAAAGTTGGTCAGCCAATTAAGGCTGTAATTATTGACTTGGATGAAGGTAAAGGACGGGTTGCTCTTTCTACCAGAGTTTTGGAAAACTTCCCTGGTGAAGTGCTAGAGAATATGGATGAGGTGATGGCTTCGGCTGAGGCGCGTGCTAATAGAGCTAATAACAAAGCTGCTGAATAG